One Gimesia aquarii DNA segment encodes these proteins:
- a CDS encoding radical SAM/SPASM domain-containing protein, protein MYFKMAKRVLMETDKRLVWKLAYNFGFKGALSVHKHKKRLKRGEFFPPFLYISVINSCNLRCQGCWVDVAAKQEKIDVEAMSRLIKEAKEMGNSFFGILGGEPFMHPQLLEILERHPDCYFQIFTNGQFITDEIAKKLRKLGNATPLISVEGNEIISNLRRGRNDVYEKTMQGIQNCLNNKLLTGVCTSLCKSNIDDLLTEEWVDKLIDMGVMYCWYHIYRVAGPEPNPELALSPEEQLRARKFVVDIRARKPIGVIDAYFDHEGTALCPAATGLSHHINPWGDIEPCPVIQFATDSIHDESKTLKEKFVQSEFLKDFREVVQQNTRGCIILERPDLLEDLVKKHGAKDSTARKQAMQELQNLETRTSQYAPGNEIPEKSFVYRVAKRFFFNDFGVYEGTDHSQTAAPGILASRDAATSDSKTDPANFVPLETIKSDIQ, encoded by the coding sequence ATGTATTTCAAAATGGCCAAACGCGTCTTGATGGAGACAGACAAAAGGCTCGTCTGGAAATTGGCTTACAATTTTGGATTCAAAGGCGCTCTCTCGGTCCACAAACACAAAAAACGACTTAAACGAGGAGAGTTCTTCCCCCCCTTTCTCTACATCTCTGTAATCAACAGTTGTAATCTTCGCTGCCAGGGATGTTGGGTGGACGTCGCAGCCAAACAGGAAAAAATCGATGTAGAAGCGATGTCGCGTCTGATTAAAGAAGCAAAGGAAATGGGGAATTCCTTTTTCGGAATACTGGGGGGTGAACCTTTCATGCACCCACAGTTACTGGAAATTCTGGAACGTCATCCAGATTGTTATTTTCAGATTTTTACAAACGGCCAATTCATCACTGATGAAATCGCAAAAAAGCTCCGCAAATTGGGAAACGCAACCCCGCTCATTAGTGTGGAAGGGAATGAAATCATCAGCAACCTCCGCAGAGGTCGCAATGATGTGTATGAAAAGACAATGCAGGGGATACAAAATTGTCTGAATAATAAATTGCTTACCGGAGTATGCACCAGCTTGTGCAAATCGAATATCGATGATTTACTCACTGAAGAATGGGTTGATAAACTGATCGATATGGGTGTGATGTATTGCTGGTATCACATCTATCGTGTTGCAGGCCCGGAGCCCAACCCTGAATTGGCCCTCTCACCAGAAGAGCAATTACGCGCCCGAAAGTTCGTTGTTGATATACGCGCAAGAAAACCAATTGGTGTAATTGATGCTTATTTCGATCACGAAGGTACTGCACTCTGCCCGGCTGCGACTGGTCTGAGCCACCATATTAATCCCTGGGGAGATATCGAACCATGTCCTGTGATCCAGTTTGCCACTGATTCTATTCATGATGAATCGAAAACACTAAAAGAGAAGTTCGTACAATCGGAGTTTCTTAAAGACTTCAGAGAAGTCGTACAGCAAAATACACGCGGTTGCATTATTCTTGAACGTCCGGACCTACTGGAAGATCTAGTTAAAAAACATGGTGCTAAAGATTCCACTGCGCGGAAACAAGCGATGCAGGAATTGCAAAATTTGGAAACACGTACTTCTCAGTATGCTCCCGGTAACGAGATTCCGGAAAAGAGCTTTGTCTATCGTGTTGCTAAAAGATTTTTCTTCAACGACTTTGGTGTCTATGAAGGAACCGATCATAGCCAAACAGCAGCCCCGGGAATTCTAGCGAGCCGTGATGCGGCCACATCTGATTCAAAAACTGATCCTGCAAATTTCGTCCCACTGGAAACGATCAAAAGTGACATTCAGTAA